A window from Sphingopyxis alaskensis RB2256 encodes these proteins:
- the glpD gene encoding glycerol-3-phosphate dehydrogenase, producing MADTPPPYDIIVVGGGVNGAGVARDAAGRGARVLLLEAGDLAQGTSSKSTKLIHGGLRYLEHYEFTLVREALKEREVLWSIAPHIIRPMRFVLPYRDGLRPRWLLRLGLFLYDHIGGRRKLPGTRSIDLRRHVAGAPLQSHYVHGFEYSDGWVDDARLVLLNARDAADRGARVRTRTRAEMLRCDGGLWVVDAADDQGHRYRFTGRSVVNAAGPAVLDLLKRADAEPDHQMRLVRGSHIVVRRLFEHHYSYFFQLPDGRIFFAIPYEHDFTLIGTTDVDHDGPASEAQASEAEIAYLCEGASLYFRTPVTPADVVWTYSGVRPLVEDGSGRPEAATRGYRIDLDMEEGAPLLTIYGGKITSYRHVAEEAVDALARHVPALTGKHWTAKAALPGGDFPMTGAAALAAEYRSAHPFLAATTAERIARAYGTGARRWLGDAGDWDALGGEIAHGLSVAEVEWMVEQEWARTADDILWRRSKLGLVFGEEDKARFAATLRELQ from the coding sequence ATGGCCGACACTCCCCCACCCTATGACATCATCGTCGTCGGCGGCGGGGTGAATGGCGCGGGCGTCGCGCGCGATGCCGCGGGGCGCGGCGCGCGGGTGCTGCTGCTGGAGGCGGGCGACCTTGCGCAAGGCACCTCGTCGAAATCGACCAAGCTGATCCACGGCGGGCTGCGCTATCTTGAGCATTATGAGTTCACCCTCGTTCGCGAGGCGCTGAAGGAACGCGAGGTCTTGTGGAGCATCGCGCCGCACATCATCCGTCCGATGCGCTTTGTCCTGCCCTATCGCGACGGGCTGCGCCCGCGCTGGTTGCTGCGGCTGGGGCTGTTCCTCTATGACCATATCGGCGGGCGCAGGAAGCTGCCCGGGACGCGCTCGATCGACCTCAGGCGCCATGTAGCGGGCGCGCCGCTGCAATCGCATTATGTCCATGGCTTTGAATATTCGGACGGCTGGGTCGACGACGCGCGGCTGGTGCTGCTCAACGCGCGCGATGCCGCCGATCGCGGCGCGCGCGTCCGCACGCGCACGCGCGCCGAGATGCTGCGCTGCGACGGCGGGCTGTGGGTCGTCGACGCGGCGGACGATCAGGGGCATCGCTATCGCTTCACCGGCCGCAGCGTGGTCAATGCCGCGGGGCCGGCGGTGCTCGACCTGTTGAAACGCGCCGATGCGGAGCCCGACCATCAGATGCGCCTCGTGCGCGGATCGCACATCGTCGTGCGCCGCCTGTTCGAGCATCATTATTCCTATTTTTTCCAGCTGCCTGACGGGCGCATCTTCTTTGCCATTCCCTATGAGCACGACTTCACGCTGATCGGCACCACCGACGTGGACCATGACGGACCCGCGAGCGAGGCGCAGGCGAGCGAGGCGGAAATCGCCTATCTGTGCGAGGGCGCGAGCCTCTATTTCCGCACCCCCGTCACCCCGGCCGACGTGGTGTGGACCTATTCGGGCGTGCGGCCGCTGGTCGAAGACGGATCGGGGCGGCCCGAGGCGGCGACGCGCGGATACCGGATCGACCTCGACATGGAAGAAGGCGCGCCGCTGCTCACCATCTATGGCGGCAAAATCACCAGCTATCGCCATGTCGCCGAGGAGGCGGTCGACGCGCTCGCGCGCCATGTGCCGGCGCTGACGGGCAAGCACTGGACGGCGAAGGCGGCGCTGCCCGGCGGCGATTTTCCGATGACCGGCGCCGCGGCGCTGGCCGCCGAATATCGATCCGCTCACCCCTTTCTCGCGGCGACGACCGCCGAGCGGATCGCGCGCGCCTATGGCACCGGGGCGCGGCGCTGGCTGGGCGATGCGGGCGACTGGGACGCGCTGGGCGGCGAGATCGCGCACGGCCTGAGCGTCGCCGAGGTCGAGTGGATGGTCGAACAGGAATGGGCGCGCACGGCCGACGATATTTTGTGGCGGCGGAGCAAGCTGGGACTCGTCTTCGGCGAGGAAGACAAGGCGCGGTTTGCAGCGACGCTGCGCGAACTGCAATAG
- the zwf gene encoding glucose-6-phosphate dehydrogenase, which produces MSVKVETLVLFGATGDLAQRMLFPSLYNLHMDGLLADALTIVGSGRSAMDRDAFRAQVRAALTEYLPEDRIEAAVVDGFLARIDYCAIDAGAGTGYAELAALLGDRMARPIGVYLSTPPSMFGPIAQGLKAANIACAECRIAMEKPIGHDLASSREVNAQVGDAFAEDRVFRIDHYLGKETVQNLLALRFANMLFEPLWNAQAIDHVQITVAETVGLEGRVSYYDGVGALKDMVQNHMLQLLAIIAMEPPASVGATAVRDEKVKLLRSLRKMTAEDVKAHSVKGQYSSGAVNGAAVAGYADELGQPSNTETFVALKAFIDNWRWKGVPFYLRTGKRMPQRKSEVLIQFKPVPHNIFARVGAGKLDANMMIINLQPEENIRVKVMAKQPGLDRDGVKLKEVTMDVSLSHSFAGERRRIAYERLLLDFIEGDQTLFVRRDEVEAQWEWIDAIRDAWDQVDMTPQSYTAGSWGPSSAIALIERDGASWHD; this is translated from the coding sequence GTGAGCGTCAAGGTCGAAACATTGGTGTTGTTCGGGGCAACGGGCGACCTGGCGCAGCGTATGCTTTTCCCCTCGCTCTACAATCTGCACATGGACGGACTGCTCGCCGACGCGCTGACGATCGTCGGGTCGGGGCGCTCGGCGATGGACCGCGACGCCTTTCGGGCGCAGGTCCGCGCCGCGCTGACCGAGTATCTGCCCGAAGACCGCATCGAGGCGGCGGTCGTCGACGGCTTCCTTGCGCGCATCGATTATTGCGCGATCGACGCTGGCGCTGGCACCGGCTATGCGGAACTCGCGGCTTTGCTCGGCGACCGCATGGCGCGCCCGATTGGCGTTTACCTCTCGACGCCGCCGTCGATGTTCGGACCGATCGCGCAGGGGCTTAAAGCTGCGAACATCGCGTGCGCCGAATGCCGTATCGCGATGGAAAAGCCGATCGGCCACGACCTCGCCTCGTCGCGCGAAGTCAATGCCCAGGTCGGCGACGCCTTTGCCGAGGACCGGGTGTTCCGCATCGACCATTATCTCGGCAAGGAAACGGTGCAGAATCTGCTCGCGCTGCGCTTTGCCAACATGTTGTTCGAACCGCTGTGGAACGCGCAGGCGATCGACCATGTCCAGATCACCGTTGCCGAAACCGTCGGGCTGGAGGGCCGCGTTTCCTATTATGACGGCGTCGGCGCGCTGAAGGACATGGTGCAGAATCACATGCTCCAACTGCTCGCAATCATCGCGATGGAGCCCCCGGCCAGCGTCGGGGCGACCGCAGTGCGCGACGAAAAGGTCAAGCTGTTGCGCTCCTTGCGCAAGATGACCGCGGAGGATGTAAAGGCGCACAGCGTCAAGGGCCAGTACAGCAGCGGCGCGGTTAACGGCGCCGCGGTCGCGGGCTATGCCGACGAACTCGGCCAGCCGTCGAACACCGAAACCTTCGTCGCCTTGAAGGCCTTTATCGACAATTGGCGGTGGAAGGGCGTGCCCTTTTACCTGCGCACCGGCAAACGGATGCCGCAGCGCAAATCCGAAGTGCTGATCCAGTTCAAGCCCGTGCCGCACAATATCTTCGCGCGCGTCGGTGCGGGCAAGCTCGACGCGAACATGATGATCATCAATTTGCAGCCCGAGGAAAATATCCGCGTCAAGGTGATGGCAAAGCAGCCGGGGCTCGACCGCGACGGGGTGAAGCTCAAGGAAGTGACGATGGACGTCTCGCTCTCGCACAGCTTCGCGGGCGAGCGCCGCCGCATCGCCTACGAGCGCCTGCTGCTCGATTTCATCGAGGGCGACCAGACCCTCTTCGTGCGCCGCGACGAGGTCGAGGCGCAGTGGGAGTGGATCGACGCGATCCGCGATGCCTGGGATCAGGTCGACATGACACCGCAAAGCTACACCGCTGGAAGCTGGGGGCCGAGTTCGGCGATCGCGCTGATCGAGCGCGACGGGGCGAGCTGGCATGATTGA
- the edd gene encoding phosphogluconate dehydratase: protein MTPLHPTIAAVTDRIIARSAPRRAAYLDLMDRQRDAGTNRGNLSCGNLAHGFAAAGDDKPVIRTGAAMNIGIVTAYNDMLSAHQPYGRYPEQIKLFAREVGVTAQVAGGVPAMCDGVTQGQAGMDLSLFSRDNIAQGTVIALSHAMFEGALLLGICDKIVPGLLIGALRFGHLPQILVPAGPMPSGLANKEKQRVRQLYAEGKATRDELLEAEAASYHGAGTCTFYGTANSNQMMMELMGLHIPGSAFTNPGTKLRQALTRAATHRIAQIGWDGDDYRPLGRCIDEKAIVNAAIGLLATGGSTNHAIHLPAIARAAGIIIDWQDFDELSHAVPLLARVYPNGAGDVNQFHAAGGIGFVVRELLGAGLLHGDVLTVGGTMADYAAEPVLVNDELHWQAAPGQSRDDTMLRPVADPFSPDGGMRLLTGNLGRAIIKTSAVAEDRWTIEAPARIFDDQNQVLAAFKAGELDRDVVVVVRFQGPRANGMPELHKLTPALGVLQDKGYRVALLTDGRMSGASGKVPAVIHLSPEALPGPDGMSGPLAYLRDGDMVRVCAVRGEVAALVDETEWAARSPAAAPPPAVGVGRELFALFRHHADEAEKGGSAVLAAMEAVT, encoded by the coding sequence ATGACCCCCCTCCATCCCACCATCGCCGCCGTCACCGACCGCATCATCGCCCGCAGCGCCCCGCGCCGCGCCGCATATCTCGACCTGATGGACCGTCAGCGCGACGCCGGCACCAACCGCGGCAATCTGTCGTGCGGCAATCTCGCCCACGGCTTCGCCGCCGCGGGCGATGACAAGCCCGTCATCCGCACCGGCGCCGCGATGAATATCGGCATCGTCACCGCCTATAACGACATGCTTTCGGCGCATCAGCCCTATGGCCGCTATCCCGAACAGATCAAACTCTTCGCGCGCGAGGTCGGCGTGACGGCGCAGGTCGCGGGCGGCGTGCCGGCGATGTGCGACGGGGTGACGCAGGGGCAGGCGGGCATGGACCTGTCGCTGTTCAGCCGCGACAATATCGCGCAGGGCACCGTCATCGCCCTCAGCCATGCGATGTTCGAGGGCGCGCTCCTGCTCGGCATCTGCGACAAGATCGTCCCCGGCCTGCTCATCGGCGCGCTGCGGTTCGGCCATCTGCCGCAGATCCTTGTTCCCGCCGGGCCGATGCCGTCGGGGCTCGCGAACAAGGAAAAGCAGCGCGTGCGCCAGCTTTATGCAGAGGGCAAGGCGACCCGTGACGAACTGCTGGAGGCCGAGGCGGCGAGCTATCATGGCGCGGGCACCTGCACCTTCTATGGCACCGCCAACTCGAACCAGATGATGATGGAGCTGATGGGGCTGCACATCCCCGGCAGCGCCTTCACCAATCCGGGAACGAAGCTGCGGCAGGCGCTGACGCGCGCCGCGACGCACCGGATTGCGCAGATCGGCTGGGACGGCGACGATTATCGCCCGCTTGGCCGCTGCATCGACGAAAAGGCGATCGTCAACGCCGCGATCGGCCTGCTCGCGACGGGCGGCTCGACGAACCATGCGATCCATCTGCCCGCGATCGCCCGCGCCGCAGGGATCATCATCGACTGGCAGGATTTCGACGAGCTCAGCCACGCGGTGCCGCTGCTCGCGCGCGTCTATCCGAACGGCGCGGGCGACGTGAACCAGTTTCACGCCGCGGGCGGCATCGGCTTCGTCGTGCGCGAGCTGCTGGGTGCGGGATTGCTGCACGGCGATGTGCTCACCGTTGGCGGGACGATGGCGGACTATGCCGCCGAACCCGTGCTGGTGAATGACGAACTTCACTGGCAAGCCGCCCCCGGCCAGAGCCGCGACGACACTATGCTGCGCCCCGTCGCCGATCCTTTCTCGCCCGATGGGGGGATGCGCCTGCTGACCGGCAATCTCGGCCGCGCGATCATCAAGACGAGCGCGGTCGCCGAAGATCGCTGGACGATCGAGGCGCCGGCCCGGATCTTCGACGACCAGAATCAGGTTCTCGCGGCCTTCAAGGCAGGCGAGCTTGATCGCGACGTTGTCGTCGTCGTCCGCTTTCAGGGGCCGCGTGCGAACGGCATGCCCGAACTCCACAAGCTGACCCCGGCGCTCGGCGTGCTTCAGGACAAGGGCTACCGCGTCGCGCTGCTGACCGATGGCCGCATGTCGGGCGCCAGCGGCAAGGTTCCCGCCGTCATTCATCTGTCGCCCGAAGCCTTGCCCGGCCCTGACGGGATGAGTGGCCCGCTCGCCTATCTCCGGGACGGCGACATGGTGCGTGTCTGCGCGGTGAGGGGCGAAGTCGCCGCGCTGGTTGACGAAACCGAATGGGCTGCGCGAAGTCCCGCTGCCGCGCCGCCCCCCGCGGTGGGTGTCGGCCGCGAGCTGTTCGCGCTGTTCCGCCATCACGCCGACGAGGCGGAGAAGGGCGGATCGGCGGTGCTCGCGGCGATGGAGGCTGTGACTTAA
- the eda gene encoding bifunctional 4-hydroxy-2-oxoglutarate aldolase/2-dehydro-3-deoxy-phosphogluconate aldolase, with the protein MSDSGIEQIMTLAPVIPVIVIDRVEDAVPMAEALVAGGLRVLEVTLRTPAALDAIRAMKRVPGAVVGAGTVLNPRMLKDALDAGSEFIVSPGLTDSLGEAAVASGIPFLPGVANASNVMMGLDMGLGSFKFFPAATSGGIPALKALAGPFGGVNFCPTGGISAATAPEWLALEPVRCVGGSWVVPAGPLDPVRIEALAKEAAALRT; encoded by the coding sequence ATGTCCGACAGCGGTATCGAGCAGATCATGACCCTCGCGCCGGTCATCCCGGTGATCGTGATCGACCGCGTCGAGGATGCGGTGCCGATGGCCGAGGCGCTGGTCGCGGGCGGGCTCCGCGTGCTTGAGGTGACGCTGCGGACCCCCGCCGCGCTCGACGCGATCCGCGCGATGAAAAGGGTTCCGGGCGCGGTGGTCGGCGCGGGCACCGTGCTCAATCCCCGGATGCTCAAGGATGCGCTGGACGCGGGCAGCGAGTTCATCGTCTCGCCTGGTCTCACCGACAGCCTGGGCGAGGCGGCGGTAGCGAGCGGCATTCCCTTCCTTCCCGGCGTCGCCAATGCGTCGAACGTGATGATGGGGCTCGACATGGGGTTGGGCAGCTTCAAATTTTTCCCCGCGGCGACGAGCGGCGGCATTCCGGCGCTGAAGGCGCTCGCGGGTCCTTTCGGCGGGGTCAATTTCTGCCCCACCGGCGGCATCAGCGCCGCAACCGCGCCCGAATGGCTCGCGCTCGAACCCGTGCGCTGCGTCGGCGGCAGCTGGGTCGTTCCGGCGGGGCCGCTCGATCCGGTGCGGATCGAAGCATTGGCGAAGGAAGCGGCGGCGCTTCGGACCTGA
- a CDS encoding HAD-IB family hydrolase codes for MCVPRPQPHLDEVLASEPGSHIAALFDFDGTIIAGYSATAMLREKFQRREMSVEEIAETAQVIAQHSLGQIGFSGLMTAAARFMKGVDEQSFIDFGEELYRKHIARKIYPETRAIIEAHQAKGHRVAIISSATIYQIEPTARDLGITDIKCSAYEIEDGVFTGEIIRPLCFGEGKVLAAEDLAADYGLDLDQSYFYSDSDDDIELLERVGKPRPLNPNMKLKAIADERGWPVQRFASRGTPSWIDYARTLYATGSLVGAFAAGLPIWALTRSQREAVNFSMGLFGDFATAITGVELEVEGERHLWSSRPCVFVFNHQSKADVMILAKLIRRDMGGVGKKEIRDIPILGKLMEWGGTVFVDRADGKSAIKAMEPLIDAIQKEGKSICIAPEGTRSLTPKLEPFKKGAFHLAMQAGVPIVPIVIHNATDVAPKNEFVMRPATVRVTVLPPVDTSGWSVRTINNHVRDVRNMFLRTLGQPQESVAESVAREAAVEAKGEKTPKKAATKRAAPKKKATGKSAKA; via the coding sequence ATGTGCGTGCCAAGACCGCAGCCGCATCTGGATGAAGTGCTCGCGTCCGAGCCCGGATCGCATATCGCCGCGCTTTTCGATTTCGACGGAACGATCATCGCCGGCTATTCGGCGACCGCGATGCTGCGCGAAAAGTTCCAGCGCCGCGAAATGTCGGTCGAGGAGATTGCCGAAACCGCACAGGTGATCGCGCAGCATAGCCTGGGCCAGATCGGCTTTTCCGGCCTGATGACTGCCGCCGCCAGATTCATGAAGGGGGTCGACGAGCAAAGCTTCATCGACTTCGGCGAGGAACTCTACCGCAAGCATATCGCGCGCAAAATCTATCCCGAAACGCGCGCGATCATCGAGGCGCATCAGGCCAAGGGTCATCGCGTCGCAATCATCTCGTCGGCGACGATCTACCAGATCGAACCGACCGCGCGCGATCTCGGCATCACGGACATCAAATGCTCGGCCTATGAGATCGAGGACGGGGTTTTCACCGGCGAAATCATCCGCCCGCTCTGTTTCGGCGAGGGCAAGGTGCTCGCCGCCGAGGACCTTGCCGCCGACTATGGCCTCGATCTCGATCAGAGCTATTTCTATTCGGACAGCGACGACGATATCGAACTTTTGGAGCGCGTCGGCAAACCGCGTCCGCTCAACCCGAACATGAAATTAAAGGCGATCGCCGACGAGCGCGGCTGGCCGGTGCAGCGCTTTGCAAGCCGCGGCACACCGTCGTGGATCGACTATGCCCGCACCCTCTATGCCACCGGCTCGCTCGTCGGCGCCTTCGCCGCGGGCCTGCCGATCTGGGCGCTCACCCGCTCGCAGCGCGAGGCGGTCAATTTCTCGATGGGGCTGTTCGGCGACTTCGCCACTGCGATCACCGGTGTCGAGCTGGAGGTCGAGGGCGAGCGCCACCTCTGGTCGTCGCGCCCCTGCGTCTTCGTCTTCAACCATCAGAGCAAGGCCGATGTAATGATCCTCGCCAAGCTCATCCGCCGCGACATGGGCGGGGTGGGCAAGAAGGAGATCAGGGACATCCCCATCCTCGGCAAGCTGATGGAATGGGGCGGCACCGTCTTCGTCGACCGCGCCGATGGAAAGAGCGCGATCAAGGCGATGGAACCGCTGATCGATGCGATCCAGAAGGAAGGCAAGTCGATCTGCATCGCGCCCGAAGGGACGCGCAGCCTGACCCCGAAGCTCGAACCCTTCAAAAAGGGCGCTTTCCACCTCGCGATGCAGGCCGGTGTCCCGATCGTCCCGATCGTGATTCATAACGCCACGGACGTCGCGCCGAAGAACGAGTTTGTGATGCGCCCCGCGACGGTGCGCGTCACCGTGCTGCCGCCCGTCGATACGTCGGGGTGGAGCGTCCGCACGATCAACAACCATGTCCGTGACGTGCGCAACATGTTCCTGCGCACGCTGGGGCAGCCGCAGGAAAGCGTCGCGGAATCGGTGGCGAGGGAAGCTGCGGTCGAGGCAAAGGGGGAAAAGACTCCGAAGAAGGCGGCCACCAAAAGGGCCGCGCCGAAGAAGAAGGCAACCGGAAAGAGCGCCAAGGCATGA
- a CDS encoding glycerol-3-phosphate 1-O-acyltransferase: protein MPDGSPRTPIVTEQAADRLYIIDARNGVERRILLDWIHATSDGAGSDDEPGWASLDIEDGDHALPVDVLQARLGATPSRLVVPLRVAWRIPGFDKGRALKFRHLIFGDPRHPGSLRARLILLRDRRRAQILVGEAATLDALRSRFCAQTGGGDGEGADSPEFARFVARQAALALDVAERGIRGTRYKVPRFVADGLRTSPKFRAALADLAEKTGRPVADLFREARPLMKEVIARPSALFLDLRARLDRMMFGGYAPDMEIDAAELAKLRGILREHPTCILFTHKTYIDGATPSRLAYENDLPMLHSFGGANLDFAVMGEFFRRSGMIFIRRSFQDQPVYKLVLRHYIAWLLAKRFPLSWAFEGTRSRLGKLMPPKYGLMKYVLDAAHATGTRGVHFIPFVTSFDLIRDVEEYAAEQTGRNKKPESLSWFIGYMKSLKEPSGRIRLDIGDPVVIDTAPGPDDRRALEKIAFAVAVEANRVTPLTVTSVMCLILLGMAPRGATSAELLGAIGAVTGWARARGIRLSSELESGGDAALSATIDTLVTSGLLARYEAGSETIYSIDPAKHPMASYYRNIIAHHFLGRAMIELALFALRDADSGDATAAFWDRIDRLRDLFKFEFFYPPRDEHMASLRAELTRIDPVWDRRLASGDRGIAQLIRRCQPVVGHAILLPFAEAYSVVAELLARARPGDAVDEKTLLDAALVEGKQAYLLRRISSEAAIGKLLFANGLSLMRHMGLADEATPEIIAQRRALLMELRGLANVMETMRLSTVALADRLMGAGE from the coding sequence GTGCCCGACGGCTCGCCCCGCACCCCGATCGTGACGGAGCAGGCGGCCGACCGGCTCTACATCATCGATGCACGTAACGGGGTCGAACGCCGCATCCTGCTCGACTGGATTCACGCGACGTCGGACGGTGCCGGGAGCGACGACGAACCGGGCTGGGCGAGCCTCGACATCGAGGACGGCGATCACGCGCTGCCCGTCGACGTTTTGCAGGCGCGGCTCGGCGCGACGCCCTCGCGGCTCGTCGTTCCGCTGCGCGTCGCATGGCGCATCCCCGGCTTCGACAAGGGCCGCGCGCTCAAGTTTCGCCACCTGATCTTCGGCGACCCGCGCCATCCGGGTTCGCTGCGCGCGCGGCTGATCCTGCTCCGCGATCGCCGCCGAGCGCAGATATTGGTGGGGGAGGCGGCGACGCTCGACGCGCTGCGTAGCCGTTTCTGCGCACAGACCGGCGGTGGCGATGGCGAAGGCGCGGATAGCCCCGAATTCGCACGTTTCGTCGCGCGGCAGGCGGCATTGGCGCTCGACGTCGCCGAGCGCGGCATCCGGGGAACGCGCTACAAGGTGCCGCGCTTCGTCGCCGATGGGCTCCGCACCAGCCCCAAGTTCCGCGCGGCGCTCGCCGACCTCGCAGAGAAGACGGGCCGCCCCGTCGCCGACCTGTTTCGCGAAGCGCGGCCGCTGATGAAGGAAGTGATCGCGCGGCCCAGCGCGCTTTTTCTCGACCTCCGGGCCCGGCTCGATCGCATGATGTTCGGCGGCTATGCGCCGGATATGGAGATCGACGCCGCTGAACTGGCGAAGCTGCGGGGTATCCTGCGCGAACATCCCACCTGCATCCTCTTTACGCACAAAACCTATATCGACGGCGCGACGCCAAGCCGACTGGCCTATGAAAACGATCTGCCGATGCTGCACAGCTTCGGCGGCGCCAACCTCGACTTCGCCGTCATGGGCGAATTTTTCCGACGGTCGGGCATGATCTTCATCCGCCGCAGCTTTCAGGACCAGCCGGTCTATAAACTCGTGCTGCGCCACTATATCGCCTGGCTGCTCGCCAAGCGCTTTCCGCTGAGCTGGGCGTTCGAGGGAACCCGCTCGCGGCTCGGCAAGCTGATGCCGCCGAAGTACGGCCTGATGAAATATGTCCTCGACGCCGCCCACGCCACCGGCACGCGCGGCGTCCATTTCATCCCCTTCGTCACCAGTTTCGACCTCATTCGCGATGTCGAGGAATATGCCGCCGAACAGACCGGCCGCAACAAGAAGCCCGAAAGCCTGTCGTGGTTCATCGGCTATATGAAAAGCCTGAAGGAGCCGTCGGGGCGCATCCGGCTCGACATCGGCGATCCTGTGGTCATCGACACCGCGCCCGGTCCCGACGACAGGCGCGCGCTCGAAAAGATCGCCTTTGCCGTCGCGGTCGAGGCGAACCGCGTCACCCCGCTCACGGTCACCTCGGTGATGTGCCTGATCCTGCTCGGCATGGCGCCGCGCGGCGCGACGTCGGCCGAACTGCTCGGCGCGATCGGCGCGGTGACCGGCTGGGCGCGGGCGCGCGGCATCAGGCTCAGCAGTGAACTCGAAAGCGGCGGCGATGCCGCGCTCTCGGCGACCATCGACACGCTCGTCACCAGCGGCCTGCTCGCGCGTTATGAAGCGGGCAGCGAGACGATCTATTCGATCGACCCCGCCAAGCATCCGATGGCGAGCTATTACCGCAACATCATCGCGCATCATTTCCTGGGTCGCGCGATGATCGAACTGGCGCTGTTCGCGCTGCGCGACGCCGACAGCGGCGATGCGACCGCTGCCTTCTGGGACAGGATCGACCGATTGCGCGACCTGTTCAAATTCGAATTTTTCTACCCGCCGCGTGACGAGCATATGGCGTCCTTGCGCGCCGAACTGACACGCATCGACCCCGTGTGGGATCGCCGCCTCGCCAGCGGCGACCGCGGTATCGCGCAGCTCATCCGTCGCTGCCAGCCCGTTGTCGGCCACGCGATATTGCTGCCCTTTGCCGAGGCTTATTCGGTCGTAGCCGAGCTGCTCGCGCGCGCGCGGCCGGGCGATGCGGTCGATGAAAAAACCCTGCTCGACGCCGCGCTGGTCGAAGGCAAACAGGCCTATCTGCTGCGCCGGATCAGCAGCGAGGCGGCGATCGGAAAGCTGCTCTTCGCCAACGGTCTGTCGCTGATGCGGCATATGGGGCTGGCCGACGAGGCGACGCCGGAGATTATCGCGCAGCGCCGCGCGCTGCTGATGGAACTGCGCGGCCTTGCCAATGTCATGGAAACGATGCGCCTGTCGACGGTCGCGCTCGCCGATCGCTTGATGGGGGCGGGGGAATGA
- a CDS encoding wax ester/triacylglycerol synthase family O-acyltransferase, giving the protein MLKQLSAQDAQFLYTQTANNLTHIMGVYIYDPSTAPGGFVRFKDIIAHVESRVDTSPLFKRRLHRLPFDIDHPYWVEDEHFDVEAHMSHARLPEPGDWRQFCIAVARWFSKPMDMNRPLWDIYVIEGLDRIPGIPKGSFAMLHRVHHAAVDGASGAHAFIAMSDIDANGTPAIAEPPPVEDLGDPPSSAEILSRAWSASMQSPVKFMNALMKISPAIVASARRSIAEGGMTAGVPETRFNVPVGPHKMFDGTTVALADVAEIRRKVPGATVNDVVLTTVGGALRKYLAKHKELPKESLVAVAPVNLRGKGGKASTPGNQVSAMSVPIRTDIADPLERLAAVRDYTVEAKEAKAGVSARIMTDLSQHIPGATMAAVARLVTSERFAVRGTNLFISNVPGAQVPLYLAGARLVQQHGMAPLANNMGLFIATPSYNGRIAFSIISERAIMPDIAFFRTCIDESFADLMAADPKPEKPKAATAKPKAAAKPKAKATAKADRKNTSSSSRRRPGSRPRVKSPR; this is encoded by the coding sequence ATGCTCAAACAGCTCAGCGCGCAGGACGCCCAGTTCCTCTACACCCAGACCGCGAACAACCTCACGCACATCATGGGCGTCTATATCTATGATCCGTCGACCGCGCCGGGGGGCTTCGTGCGCTTCAAGGACATCATCGCCCATGTCGAAAGCCGCGTCGATACCTCGCCCCTGTTCAAGCGCCGCCTCCACCGCCTGCCGTTCGACATCGATCATCCCTATTGGGTCGAGGACGAGCATTTCGACGTCGAGGCCCACATGAGCCACGCGCGCCTGCCCGAACCGGGCGACTGGCGGCAATTCTGCATCGCGGTGGCGCGCTGGTTCTCGAAGCCCATGGACATGAACCGCCCGCTCTGGGACATTTATGTGATCGAAGGGCTCGACCGCATCCCCGGTATTCCCAAGGGCAGCTTCGCGATGCTCCATCGCGTCCATCACGCCGCGGTCGACGGCGCTTCGGGCGCGCACGCCTTCATCGCGATGAGCGATATCGACGCGAACGGCACGCCGGCGATCGCCGAACCGCCGCCGGTCGAGGATCTGGGCGATCCGCCGTCGAGCGCCGAAATCCTTTCGCGCGCCTGGTCGGCGTCGATGCAATCGCCGGTAAAGTTCATGAACGCGCTGATGAAAATCTCGCCGGCGATCGTCGCTTCGGCGCGCAGGTCGATCGCCGAGGGCGGGATGACCGCCGGGGTGCCCGAGACGCGCTTCAACGTCCCTGTCGGCCCGCACAAGATGTTCGACGGGACGACCGTGGCGCTCGCCGACGTCGCAGAGATCCGCAGAAAGGTTCCGGGCGCGACGGTCAACGACGTCGTGCTCACGACGGTCGGCGGCGCGCTGCGCAAATATCTGGCGAAGCATAAGGAATTGCCGAAGGAAAGCCTCGTCGCGGTCGCGCCGGTCAATCTGCGCGGCAAGGGCGGAAAGGCGTCGACGCCGGGCAATCAGGTGTCGGCGATGAGCGTGCCGATCCGCACCGACATCGCCGATCCGCTCGAACGGCTCGCCGCGGTGCGCGACTATACGGTCGAGGCCAAGGAGGCCAAAGCCGGCGTGAGCGCGCGGATCATGACCGACCTGTCACAGCATATCCCCGGCGCCACGATGGCGGCGGTCGCGCGGCTCGTCACCAGCGAGCGCTTTGCGGTGCGCGGCACCAATCTCTTCATCTCGAACGTCCCCGGCGCGCAGGTGCCGCTCTACCTCGCGGGCGCCAGGCTGGTGCAGCAGCACGGCATGGCGCCGCTCGCGAACAATATGGGGCTGTTCATAGCGACCCCCAGCTACAATGGCCGCATCGCCTTCTCGATCATTTCGGAACGTGCGATCATGCCCGACATCGCTTTCTTTCGAACATGTATCGACGAAAGTTTCGCCGATTTGATGGCGGCGGATCCGAAACCTGAAAAGCCAAAAGCCGCTACGGCAAAGCCGAAAGCGGCGGCAAAGCCCAAAGCGAAAGCGACGGCCAAAGCGGACAGGAAAAACACCTCTTCGTCATCCCGGCGAAGGCCGGGATCTCGCCCTCGCGTTAAATCTCCACGGTGA